The following is a genomic window from Amaranthus tricolor cultivar Red isolate AtriRed21 chromosome 10, ASM2621246v1, whole genome shotgun sequence.
gggtatcacctgctttgatgttgtggaggtgtatttgccggagcaggcattgcgacagattgggttcgtgcaGTCTATTCCTCCAGCTCCTAtgagaccagccaaggctcttcgaccggcacacggaacctactccgtgacctttccttcttctgctgCTGCATTTGTGGAggcgtggagtaggttcccctacagtggccgccttgttgagcagggacttcgacgggctactgttccttcagagactgaacctaattacgttgaaTGGTTCAGAGTTTGCTCGCACCCGTACATATCCCGAGACGAATTGCTGGCTTCCGGTCCTGGTCCTGGTCAGAGCAGATGTGATTACgtgagttttattataaattttttttcaagtttcttttatttaatgatttaataACGCACATTGTACTGTTGTGTTTTCAGTTCGCGAAAGAATGGGCCAGTCGATTCTCTCCAGTGGCAAGACTACCTACGCGGCTTGCGGATTTGAACTCCCGTGaacgacatgcgttagaaatataccttaatgattgtagagaaTTATATGATCAATGGCAAACTGATCAAGGGCAAGGCCCTGAATAGTCTGTActgaaactattttacattatttattgcatttaatttcgtcaatgattgcatttaatttacataaatatacacactAACCCACATCACACaaatacatgtatatttgtctaccagcattataaattcctcctattaatcaaagaaataaataaattgttaacAGCACACACTGTAGTATAATTATGGATTATATACAACTTTTAATGAATGTCGTGTATAAattctatggagtatctaaatttacagcatcgtcagcggtgttattTGTTGGTGGGGGTGCCCTGCGTAGATTATTCCACAGCATAATCCTCGTAGTGAAATTTGTGTCAAGATCTTTCGCGAAATTGTCAGCTGCTTGTTTCCAACGTGGGTGGATCGGCGGCAGAggggatgaatcgtcgttcataaaaagttgaacaaaatgatttcgatTAACCCAAAGTATATGTATTAGTTTATTTACACTTCTCGCGGCCTGTGATTTTCTTAAAGGAAGAATCAAACAGTTGTTTAATGAATCACCGTTAGTAGAACCATAAAAAGCAATggcaatgttaagaaacgttgctgcagagtagaaagccatcggtgcatcgaaccagtgcatgaaaggagcaggtccatcGGTGTGTGAACCTACTCTGAATATTGACTCGTCTAGTGACTCATGAGATAGATACAAAGTTAGGTATTgcgctctgttcatttgcatttccatactcatagcacgtcttaaaataggccatgcttcctcgcctcccagctctgtgacggcaattgctctaaatccacagttaccatcacctaacacatcaatccagtcgaaCAAATAAGGAGGAAGCATGAATGGGATGTAATCAGGCCATgtgatccaatttttatttgtaaataacatgcacacggcaatccatgggtttttagaagtacacaaccgcatttgttcaatgcaaaatcacccagttctaacatgcggttaaACTCATTCTGGatctgctccaaggcatagagagaCACGTGGCGATATAGAGGTCTAAAGAAATACTGTCGTAGCATTCTTGGTACAGaagtcatggattcctgtagcgatTGTCGGATTTTAGCTTGTTGATTTGTCAtctgtgcgtgcgcccttttgaaaagggtatcgaatgagctattaccgcttccaaggtaatacttaaaagacgagtgttggctttccacTCTGCTGGTAGTATGGTTACCAAAGTGTAAAccatcattcgtccacgcacgcacaaatttctctctaagtggaatccatgttccagtcaaataccgaaTGACCCTtcggttcctaaccgaccacgtactgacgatcCCTTCCCATCTCTTTTCATATTCCCGGATTGTagcactttcaaccaaggggttccatctacttttcctaaataactgcccttgttgatttttcttgccgccgcacaacttgtccactatgttctcaacatcgttgccaatatgccaggtgcataaaaaatgacgtacatctacattaaacaaaacagtgaacgtaattaagacatatcaatagatataaccacaataatgaactCAAAAAgcgtttttacctgggaagacgtcacgaatagctgcagataaaccttcgtcacgatcggttacaatgacgctaggagtctgagcactgccgaaaatatctcaatatccctgcagcacccacgagtacgacacagccgcctcatctcgcatcaaacaaaacgcaaccaagaagttgt
Proteins encoded in this region:
- the LOC130825903 gene encoding uncharacterized protein LOC130825903, coding for MRPAKALRPAHGTYSVTFPSSAAAFVEAWSRFPYSGRLVEQGLRRATVPSETEPNYVEWFRVCSHPYISRDELLASGPGPGQSRCDYFAKEWASRFSPVARLPTRLADLNSRERHALEIYLNDCRELYDQWQTDQGQGPE